A single window of Helicobacter pylori DNA harbors:
- a CDS encoding CagY family CD-EC repeat-containing protein, protein MNEENDKLETSKKTQQHSPQDLSNEEATEANHFEDLLKEESSDNHLDNSTETKTHFDGDKLEETQTQIDSGSNETSESSNGSLADKLFKKARKLVDDKRPFTQQKDLDEETQELNEEDDQENNEHQEETQTGLIDDETSKKAQQDSPQDLSNEEATEANHFEDSLKEESSDNHLDNSAETKTQETKTHFDEDKLEEITDDSNDQEIIKGSKKKYIIGGIVVAVLIVIILFSRSIFHYFIPLEDKSSRFSKDRNLYVNDEIQIRQEYNRLLKERNEKGNMIDKNLFFNDDPNRTLYNYLNIAEIEDKNPLRAFYECISNGGNYEECLKLIKDKKLQDQMKKTLEAYNDCIKNAKTEEERIKCLDLIKDENLKKSLLNQQKVQVALDCLKNAKTDEERKECLKLINDPEIREKFRKELELQKELQEYKDCIKNAKTEAEKNECLKGLSKEAIERLKQQVLDCLKNAKTDEERNECLKNIPQDLQKELLADMSVKAYKDCVSKARNEKEKKECEKLLTPEARKKLEQQVLDCLKNAKTDEERKKCLKDLPKDLQSDILAKESLKAYKDCTSQAKTEDEKKECEKLLTPEAKKLLEEEAKESVKAYLDCVSQAKTEAERKECEKLLTPEARKLLEEAKKSVKAYLDCVSQAKTEDEKKECEKLLTPEAKKLLEQQALDCLKNAKTEAEKKRCVKDLPKDLQKKVLAKESVRVYLDCVSRAKNEAERKECEKLLTPEARKLLEEAKKSVKAYKDCVSRARNEKEKKECEKLLTPEARKLLEEAKKSVKAYLDCVSKAKNEAERKECEKLLTPEAKKLLEEAKESVKAYKDCLSQARNETERKACEKLLTPEARKLLEKQALDCLKNAKTEAEKKRCIKDLPKDLQKKVLAKESVKAYLDCVSRARNEKEKQECEKLLTPEARKLLEEAKESVKAYKDCVSRARNEKEKQECEKLLTPEARKLLEQEVKKSVKAYLDCVSRARNEKEKQECEKLLTPEARKLLENQALDCLKNAKTEAEKKRCVKDLPKDLQKKVLAKKSVKAYLDCVSRARNEKEKQECEKLLTPEARKLLEEAKESLKAYKDCLSQARNETERRACEKLLTPEARKLLEQEVKKSVKAYLDCVSRARNEKEKQECEKLLTPEARKFLEKQALSCLEKARNEEERKACFKNLPKDLQKNVLAKESLKAYKDCLSQARNETERRACEKLLTPEARKLLEQEVKKSVKAYLDCVSRARNEKEKKECEKLLTPEARKFLAKELQQKDKAIKDCLKNADPNDRAAIMKCLDGLSDEEKLKYLQEAREKAVLDCLKTARTDEEKRKCQNLYSDLIQEIQNKRTQSKQNQLSKTERLHQASECLDNLDDPTDQQAIEQCLEGLSDSERALILGIKRQADEVDRIYSDLRNRKTFDNMAAKGYPLLPMDFKNGGDIATINATNVDADKIASDNPIYASIEPDITKQYETEKTIKDKNLEAKLAKALGGNKKDDDKEKSEKSTAKAKAESNKIDKDVAETAKNISEIALKNKKEKNGEFVDENGNPIDDKKKEEKQDETSPVKQAFIGKSDPTFVLAQYTPIEITLTSKVDATLTGIVSGVVAKDVWNMNGTMILLDKGTKVYGNYQSVKGGTPIMTRLMIVFTKAITPDGVIIPLANAQAAGMLGEAGVDGYVNNHFMKRIGFAVIASVVNSFLQTAPIIALDKLIGLGKGRSERTPEFNYALGQAINGSMQSSAQMSNQILGQLMNIPPSFYKNEGDSIKILTMDDIDFSGVYDVKITNKSVVDEIIKQSTKTLSREHEEITTSPKGGN, encoded by the coding sequence ATGAATGAAGAAAACGATAAACTTGAAACTTCTAAAAAAACCCAACAACATTCACCCCAAGATTTATCCAATGAAGAAGCAACAGAAGCCAATCATTTTGAAGATCTTTTAAAAGAAGAAAGCTCAGACAATCATCTTGACAATTCCACAGAAACTAAAACCCATTTTGATGGAGACAAGCTAGAAGAAACCCAAACTCAAATAGATTCTGGAAGTAATGAAACTTCAGAATCTAGCAATGGCAGTCTAGCAGACAAGTTATTCAAGAAAGCCAGAAAATTAGTTGATGATAAAAGACCTTTCACTCAGCAAAAGGATTTAGATGAAGAAACCCAAGAACTGAACGAAGAAGACGATCAAGAAAATAATGAGCATCAAGAAGAAACTCAAACGGGCTTAATTGATGATGAAACTTCTAAAAAAGCCCAACAAGATTCACCCCAAGATCTATCTAATGAAGAAGCGACAGAAGCCAATCATTTTGAAGATTCTTTAAAAGAAGAAAGCTCAGACAATCATCTTGACAATTCCGCAGAAACTAAAACCCAAGAAACTAAAACCCATTTTGATGAAGACAAGCTAGAAGAAATAACTGACGACTCTAACGATCAAGAGATTATCAAAGGAAGCAAAAAGAAATACATTATTGGTGGCATTGTAGTCGCTGTTCTTATCGTGATTATTTTATTTTCTAGAAGCATTTTTCACTACTTTATACCTTTGGAAGATAAAAGCTCTCGTTTTAGCAAAGACAGGAATCTTTATGTTAATGATGAAATCCAAATAAGGCAAGAGTATAACCGATTGCTGAAAGAACGGAATGAAAAAGGCAATATGATTGATAAGAATCTTTTCTTCAATGACGATCCCAATAGAACCTTATACAACTATTTGAATATTGCAGAAATTGAGGACAAAAACCCATTGAGAGCCTTTTATGAGTGTATTAGTAATGGTGGCAACTATGAAGAATGTTTGAAGCTTATCAAAGACAAAAAACTTCAAGATCAAATGAAAAAGACTCTAGAGGCTTATAACGACTGCATCAAAAATGCCAAAACTGAAGAAGAAAGGATCAAGTGTTTAGATTTAATCAAAGATGAAAACCTGAAAAAAAGCTTACTGAACCAACAAAAAGTTCAAGTGGCTCTAGATTGTTTGAAAAACGCTAAAACCGATGAAGAACGGAAAGAGTGCCTAAAACTCATAAATGACCCTGAGATTAGAGAGAAATTCCGTAAGGAATTAGAGCTTCAAAAAGAGCTTCAAGAGTATAAGGATTGTATCAAAAACGCCAAAACAGAAGCTGAGAAAAACGAATGCTTGAAAGGCTTGTCTAAAGAAGCTATAGAAAGATTGAAACAACAAGTGCTAGACTGTTTGAAAAACGCTAAAACCGATGAAGAACGAAACGAGTGCTTGAAAAATATTCCCCAAGACTTGCAAAAAGAACTACTAGCCGATATGAGCGTCAAGGCTTACAAGGACTGCGTTTCAAAAGCTAGGAATGAAAAAGAGAAAAAAGAATGCGAGAAATTGCTCACGCCTGAAGCGAGGAAAAAGTTAGAACAACAGGTTCTAGATTGTTTGAAAAACGCTAAAACCGATGAAGAACGAAAAAAGTGTTTGAAAGATCTCCCTAAAGACTTACAAAGCGATATTTTAGCTAAAGAGAGTCTGAAAGCTTATAAAGACTGCACATCTCAAGCCAAAACTGAAGATGAGAAAAAAGAGTGTGAGAAATTACTCACCCCTGAAGCGAAAAAACTTTTAGAAGAAGAAGCCAAAGAGAGCGTTAAGGCTTATTTGGATTGCGTATCTCAAGCCAAAACTGAAGCTGAAAGAAAAGAATGCGAGAAATTACTCACCCCTGAAGCGAGAAAGCTATTAGAAGAAGCTAAAAAAAGCGTTAAGGCTTATTTGGATTGCGTATCTCAAGCCAAAACTGAAGATGAGAAAAAAGAATGCGAGAAATTACTCACCCCTGAAGCGAAAAAACTTTTAGAGCAACAAGCGCTAGATTGTTTGAAAAACGCTAAAACCGAAGCTGAGAAAAAAAGGTGTGTCAAAGATCTCCCTAAAGACTTGCAGAAAAAGGTTTTAGCCAAAGAGAGCGTTAGGGTTTATTTGGATTGCGTATCAAGAGCCAAAAATGAAGCTGAAAGAAAAGAATGCGAGAAATTACTCACCCCTGAAGCGAGAAAGCTATTAGAAGAAGCTAAAAAAAGCGTTAAAGCTTATAAAGACTGCGTATCAAGAGCCAGGAATGAAAAAGAGAAAAAAGAATGCGAGAAATTACTCACCCCTGAAGCGAGAAAACTATTAGAAGAAGCTAAAAAAAGCGTTAAAGCTTATTTGGATTGCGTGTCAAAAGCCAAAAACGAAGCTGAAAGAAAAGAATGCGAGAAATTACTCACCCCTGAAGCGAAAAAACTATTAGAAGAAGCTAAAGAGAGCGTCAAAGCTTATAAAGACTGCCTCTCCCAAGCTAGAAATGAAACTGAAAGAAAAGCTTGCGAGAAATTACTCACCCCTGAAGCGAGAAAACTTTTAGAGAAGCAAGCACTAGATTGTTTGAAAAACGCTAAAACCGAAGCTGAGAAAAAAAGGTGTATCAAAGATCTCCCTAAAGACTTGCAGAAAAAGGTTTTAGCTAAAGAAAGCGTTAAGGCTTATTTAGACTGCGTTTCAAGAGCTAGGAATGAAAAAGAGAAACAAGAATGCGAGAAATTACTCACGCCTGAAGCGAGAAAACTTTTAGAAGAAGCTAAAGAGAGTGTTAAGGCTTACAAAGACTGCGTATCAAGAGCTAGGAATGAAAAAGAGAAGCAAGAATGTGAGAAATTACTCACCCCTGAAGCGAGGAAACTATTAGAGCAAGAAGTTAAAAAGAGCGTTAAGGCTTATTTAGACTGCGTTTCAAGAGCTAGGAATGAAAAGGAGAAACAAGAATGCGAGAAATTACTCACCCCTGAAGCGAGGAAACTTTTAGAGAATCAAGCGCTAGATTGTTTGAAAAACGCTAAAACCGAAGCTGAGAAAAAAAGGTGTGTCAAAGATCTCCCTAAAGACTTGCAGAAAAAGGTTTTAGCTAAAAAAAGCGTTAAGGCTTATTTAGACTGCGTATCAAGAGCTAGGAACGAAAAAGAGAAGCAAGAATGTGAGAAATTACTCACCCCTGAAGCGAGAAAGCTATTAGAAGAAGCTAAAGAGAGCCTTAAAGCCTATAAAGACTGCCTCTCTCAAGCTAGAAATGAAACTGAAAGGAGAGCCTGCGAGAAATTACTCACCCCTGAAGCGAGAAAACTCTTAGAGCAAGAAGTTAAAAAGAGCGTCAAGGCTTATTTAGACTGCGTTTCAAGAGCTAGGAATGAAAAAGAGAAACAAGAATGCGAGAAATTACTCACGCCTGAAGCAAGGAAATTTTTAGAGAAGCAAGCATTAAGTTGTTTGGAAAAAGCTAGAAATGAAGAAGAAAGAAAAGCATGTTTTAAAAATCTTCCTAAAGATTTACAGAAAAATGTTTTAGCTAAAGAGAGCCTTAAAGCCTATAAAGACTGCCTCTCTCAAGCTAGAAATGAAACTGAAAGGAGAGCCTGCGAGAAATTACTCACCCCTGAAGCGAGGAAACTCTTAGAGCAAGAAGTTAAAAAGAGCGTTAAAGCTTATTTGGACTGCGTATCAAGAGCTAGGAATGAAAAAGAGAAAAAAGAATGCGAGAAATTGCTCACCCCTGAAGCGAGAAAGTTCTTAGCGAAAGAACTCCAACAAAAAGATAAAGCGATCAAAGATTGCTTGAAAAACGCCGATCCTAACGACAGAGCGGCTATTATGAAGTGTTTGGATGGTTTGAGCGATGAAGAGAAGCTCAAATACCTGCAAGAAGCTAGAGAAAAGGCTGTCTTGGATTGTTTGAAAACGGCTAGGACCGATGAAGAAAAAAGGAAATGCCAAAACCTTTATAGCGATTTGATCCAAGAAATCCAAAATAAAAGGACACAAAGCAAACAAAATCAATTGAGTAAAACAGAAAGATTGCATCAAGCAAGCGAGTGCTTGGACAACTTAGATGACCCTACCGATCAACAAGCCATAGAGCAATGTTTAGAGGGCTTGAGCGATAGTGAAAGGGCGCTAATTCTAGGAATCAAACGACAAGCTGATGAAGTGGATCGGATTTATAGCGATCTAAGAAACCGCAAAACCTTTGATAACATGGCGGCTAAAGGTTATCCATTGTTGCCAATGGATTTCAAAAATGGCGGCGATATTGCCACTATTAACGCCACTAATGTTGATGCGGACAAAATAGCTAGCGATAATCCTATTTATGCTTCCATAGAGCCTGATATTACCAAGCAATACGAAACAGAAAAAACCATTAAGGATAAGAATTTAGAAGCTAAATTGGCTAAGGCTTTAGGTGGTAATAAAAAAGATGACGATAAAGAAAAAAGTGAAAAATCCACAGCAAAAGCTAAAGCAGAAAGCAATAAGATAGACAAAGATGTCGCAGAAACTGCTAAGAATATCAGTGAAATCGCTCTTAAGAACAAAAAAGAAAAGAATGGGGAATTTGTAGATGAAAATGGTAATCCCATTGACGATAAAAAGAAAGAAGAAAAACAAGATGAAACAAGCCCTGTCAAACAGGCCTTTATAGGCAAGAGTGATCCCACATTTGTTTTAGCGCAATACACCCCCATTGAAATCACTCTGACTTCTAAAGTAGATGCCACTCTCACGGGTATAGTGAGTGGGGTTGTAGCCAAAGATGTATGGAACATGAACGGCACTATGATCTTACTAGACAAAGGCACTAAGGTGTATGGGAATTATCAAAGCGTGAAAGGTGGCACACCCATTATGACACGCTTAATGATAGTCTTTACTAAAGCCATTACGCCTGATGGTGTGATAATACCTCTAGCAAACGCTCAAGCAGCAGGCATGTTGGGTGAAGCAGGGGTAGATGGCTATGTGAATAATCACTTTATGAAGCGCATAGGCTTTGCTGTGATAGCAAGCGTGGTTAATAGCTTCTTGCAAACTGCGCCTATCATAGCTCTAGATAAACTCATAGGCCTTGGCAAAGGTAGAAGTGAAAGGACACCTGAATTTAATTACGCTTTGGGTCAAGCTATCAATGGTAGCATGCAAAGTTCAGCTCAGATGTCTAATCAAATTCTAGGGCAACTGATGAATATCCCCCCAAGTTTTTACAAAAATGAGGGCGATAGTATTAAGATTCTCACAATGGACGATATTGATTTTAGTGGCGTGTATGATGTTAAAATTACCAACAAATCTGTGGTAGATGAAATTATCAAACAAAGCACTAAAACTTTGTCTAGAGAGCATGAAGAAATCACCACAAGCCCCAAAGGTGGCAATTAA
- the cagX gene encoding type IV secretion system apparatus protein CagX has product MEQVFFKKIVGCFCLGYLFLSSVIEAAAPDIKNFNRGRVKVVNKKIAYLGDEKPITIWTSLDNVTVIQLEKDETISYITTGFNKGWSIVPNSNHIFIQPKSVKSNLMFEKEAVNFALMTRDYQEFLKTKKLIVDAPDPKELEEQKKALEKEKEAKEQAQKAQKDKREKRKEERAKNRANLENLTNAMSNPQNLSNNKNLSELIKQQRENELDQMERLEDMQEQAQANALKQIEELNKKQAEETIKQRAKDKISIKTDKSQKSPEDNSIELSPSDSAWRTNLVVRTNKALYQFILRIAQKDNFASAYLTVKLEYPQRHEVSSVIEEELKKREEAKRQRELIKQENLNTTAYINRVMMASNEQIINKEKIREEKQKIILDQAKALETQYVHNALKRNPVPRNYNYYQAPEKRSKHIMPSEIFDDGTFTYFGFKNITLQPAIFVVQPDGKLSMTDAAIDPNMTNLGLRWYRVNEIAEKFKLIKDKALVTVINKGYGKNPLTKNYNIKNYGELERVIKKLPLVRDK; this is encoded by the coding sequence ATGGAGCAGGTATTTTTTAAAAAAATTGTTGGCTGTTTCTGTCTTGGTTATTTATTTTTATCTAGCGTAATAGAAGCAGCAGCACCTGACATTAAAAATTTTAATCGTGGCAGGGTGAAAGTGGTGAATAAGAAGATTGCTTATTTGGGAGATGAAAAACCTATTACGATTTGGACTTCATTAGACAATGTTACTGTGATCCAACTTGAAAAAGATGAAACTATTTCTTACATCACAACAGGTTTTAATAAAGGTTGGAGCATTGTGCCTAATTCTAATCATATATTCATTCAACCTAAATCGGTAAAAAGTAATCTCATGTTTGAAAAAGAAGCAGTGAATTTTGCCCTAATGACAAGAGATTACCAAGAATTTTTAAAAACAAAAAAACTTATCGTAGATGCGCCTGACCCTAAAGAATTAGAAGAACAAAAAAAAGCTCTAGAAAAAGAAAAAGAAGCTAAAGAACAGGCGCAAAAAGCGCAAAAAGATAAAAGAGAAAAAAGAAAGGAAGAGCGTGCAAAAAATAGAGCCAATTTAGAAAATCTCACTAACGCTATGAGTAACCCACAAAATTTGAGCAATAACAAAAATCTTAGCGAATTGATCAAGCAACAACGAGAAAATGAATTAGACCAAATGGAACGACTAGAGGACATGCAAGAACAGGCTCAAGCTAATGCGCTCAAACAAATTGAAGAACTCAACAAGAAACAAGCTGAAGAGACAATCAAGCAAAGAGCCAAGGATAAAATTAGTATTAAGACAGATAAATCTCAAAAAAGCCCCGAGGATAATTCCATAGAATTATCTCCTAGCGATAGCGCTTGGAGGACTAATCTTGTTGTGCGGACCAATAAAGCCTTGTATCAATTCATTTTGAGAATAGCTCAAAAAGACAATTTTGCTTCGGCGTATCTAACAGTCAAATTGGAATACCCACAAAGACACGAAGTCTCTAGCGTTATTGAAGAGGAATTAAAAAAGAGAGAAGAAGCAAAGAGGCAGAGAGAATTGATCAAGCAAGAAAATCTTAACACCACAGCCTACATCAATAGAGTAATGATGGCAAGCAATGAACAGATTATCAACAAAGAAAAAATAAGAGAAGAAAAACAAAAAATTATCTTAGATCAAGCAAAGGCGCTAGAGACCCAATATGTGCATAATGCGTTAAAAAGAAACCCTGTGCCTAGAAACTACAATTACTACCAAGCGCCTGAAAAACGCTCTAAACATATTATGCCCTCTGAAATTTTTGATGATGGCACATTCACTTATTTTGGTTTCAAAAACATCACTCTCCAACCTGCTATTTTTGTGGTTCAACCTGATGGGAAATTGAGCATGACTGATGCTGCCATTGATCCTAACATGACCAATTTAGGATTGAGATGGTATAGAGTTAATGAAATTGCAGAAAAATTTAAGCTCATTAAAGACAAAGCCCTTGTAACAGTAATCAATAAAGGCTATGGGAAAAATCCATTGACAAAAAATTACAATATCAAAAACTATGGTGAATTGGAGCGTGTGATTAAAAAGCTCCCTCTTGTCAGAGATAAATAA
- the cagW gene encoding cag pathogenicity island VirB6 family T4SS protein CagW, with product MFNLKRTFLITIMSFFLIVPNWLKAIDLPIVSNLKIYQTVYCMLIPSYVLTNKSFADILTGYTSIGQSGSGKSSGQGVIEALSTPLATSLAASNLVKYLNTLGPLWGSAWASVATAIQGFALTPSSGCNFGWNALINKNIDVSMDSVLDNLSNKIQNFTKGGVEDNVKGNILLQIIGSITAQASTNITADGLIWLIGKEFTANKLQNNTTAMLAFAALESVVKGADAAVLPAYGVVNLPDIIIGQGSYLDFVSYLIYIVFGIFVFISFMKLRDISSNIQINIGFEYMRFVGGTLFKMAMVSFIAYAGFGYLYKISYSIYFGLAGAFGLNQVLFWALDLVLNYTVNSILPAVRAVFSNVGNNAPSLLQGLQVAGISLFAIFMQVTIIMRISTVVVKPLIAGAFSGIVFPIAVCLIVLDWFKDSMKNILIWFINNLFILVLAIPILLFGVLALLAFNLTITPSVAIQNINQGGLGIDSTIASLITLFILKGFIETIIESVNAIVNTIFSSVSIDGSRMDRERDALMVGRVGGSMFKG from the coding sequence ATGTTTAATCTTAAAAGGACTTTTTTAATAACGATCATGAGTTTTTTCCTCATTGTTCCCAATTGGTTGAAAGCTATTGATTTGCCCATTGTTTCAAATCTCAAAATTTACCAAACAGTTTATTGCATGCTGATACCGAGTTATGTTTTAACCAACAAGAGTTTTGCAGATATTTTAACAGGCTATACATCTATTGGCCAATCAGGGAGTGGAAAGAGTTCAGGGCAGGGTGTGATTGAAGCGCTTAGCACACCATTAGCCACAAGTTTAGCCGCTAGCAATTTGGTGAAATATTTGAATACTTTAGGTCCTTTATGGGGATCGGCGTGGGCAAGTGTTGCTACAGCTATACAAGGTTTTGCTCTAACGCCATCAAGTGGCTGTAATTTTGGCTGGAACGCATTGATAAATAAAAACATAGATGTATCCATGGATAGCGTGCTAGACAATTTGAGCAACAAGATTCAGAATTTTACCAAAGGCGGTGTTGAGGACAATGTGAAAGGCAATATTCTTTTACAAATAATTGGCTCAATAACCGCTCAAGCTTCTACGAATATTACAGCTGATGGTTTAATTTGGCTGATTGGTAAAGAATTCACTGCAAATAAACTGCAAAACAACACTACAGCCATGCTTGCTTTTGCCGCATTAGAATCTGTTGTCAAAGGAGCGGACGCTGCTGTTCTTCCTGCATATGGTGTAGTCAATCTGCCTGATATTATCATAGGGCAAGGGTCATATCTTGATTTTGTTTCTTACCTAATTTATATTGTTTTTGGGATTTTTGTTTTCATTTCTTTTATGAAATTGAGGGATATTTCAAGTAACATTCAGATTAACATAGGTTTTGAATACATGCGATTTGTTGGGGGGACATTATTCAAAATGGCGATGGTCTCTTTTATCGCCTATGCAGGTTTTGGTTATCTTTATAAAATCTCTTATTCTATTTATTTTGGTTTAGCAGGCGCTTTTGGGCTGAATCAAGTTCTTTTTTGGGCTTTAGATTTAGTGCTGAATTACACTGTTAATTCAATTTTACCTGCGGTAAGAGCTGTTTTTTCTAATGTTGGCAACAACGCTCCTAGTTTGTTACAAGGCTTGCAAGTGGCAGGTATTTCTTTATTTGCCATTTTTATGCAAGTAACTATCATTATGAGAATAAGCACTGTGGTTGTGAAACCTTTGATAGCTGGGGCTTTTAGCGGTATTGTGTTCCCTATTGCGGTATGTTTGATCGTGCTAGATTGGTTCAAAGATTCCATGAAAAACATATTGATATGGTTTATTAATAATTTGTTTATCTTGGTTCTAGCTATTCCTATTTTACTCTTTGGTGTTTTGGCATTATTGGCATTCAATTTGACCATAACGCCCTCTGTTGCTATACAAAACATCAATCAAGGGGGACTGGGTATCGATTCAACTATTGCGAGTTTGATCACTCTATTTATTTTAAAAGGTTTCATAGAGACGATTATTGAGAGCGTCAATGCGATCGTTAATACCATTTTCAGCTCTGTCTCTATAGATGGCAGCAGGATGGATAGAGAAAGAGATGCCTTAATGGTAGGAAGAGTTGGTGGATCTATGTTTAAAGGCTAG
- the cagV gene encoding cag pathogenicity island type IV secretion system protein CagV: MLGKKNEEVLIDENLVGGVIALDRLAKLNKANRTFKRAFYLSMALNVAAVTSIVMMMPLKKTDIFVYGIDRYTGEFKIVKRSDARQIVNSEAVVDSATSKFVSLLFGYSKNSLRDRKDQLMQYCDVSFQTQAMRMFNENIRQFVDKVRAEAIISSNIQREKVKNSPLTRLTFFITIKITPDTMENYEYITKKQVTIYYDFARGNSSQENLIINPFGFKVFDIQITDLQNEQTVSEILRKIKEVEAKNKTLEK; the protein is encoded by the coding sequence ATGTTAGGGAAAAAAAACGAAGAAGTCTTGATTGATGAAAATTTGGTTGGGGGTGTGATAGCCCTTGATAGATTGGCAAAACTCAATAAGGCCAATAGGACTTTCAAAAGGGCTTTTTATCTCTCTATGGCACTCAATGTCGCCGCTGTAACGAGTATTGTAATGATGATGCCTTTGAAGAAAACGGATATATTTGTTTATGGCATTGATCGATACACAGGAGAATTTAAAATTGTCAAACGATCCGATGCTAGGCAAATTGTCAATTCTGAAGCTGTTGTGGATAGTGCAACTTCAAAATTTGTCTCATTGCTGTTTGGTTATAGCAAAAATTCTTTGAGGGATCGCAAGGATCAACTAATGCAATATTGCGATGTGAGTTTCCAAACCCAAGCAATGAGAATGTTCAATGAAAATATCAGACAATTCGTGGATAAAGTCCGAGCAGAAGCTATCATTAGCTCTAACATACAAAGAGAAAAAGTCAAAAATAGTCCCTTAACGAGATTAACATTTTTCATTACCATCAAAATCACACCTGATACAATGGAAAATTATGAATATATTACTAAAAAACAAGTAACTATTTATTATGATTTTGCTAGAGGTAACTCTTCTCAAGAAAATCTTATCATCAATCCTTTTGGCTTCAAAGTGTTTGACATTCAAATCACGGATTTACAAAACGAACAGACAGTAAGCGAAATTTTGAGAAAGATTAAAGAAGTGGAAGCGAAAAATAAGACATTAGAGAAATAA
- the cagU gene encoding cag pathogenicity island translocation protein CagU: MNDTTEHHGSNPLNAPPPSNSQSNDLLNLLDSLYPKGSLGEQRFHEALKNQEELKNILIEIEKLPQEKRYELLMQIGQAKQRIMEAYAHSFLGYIGGLEHLLGLCMGGIFVLFAIYFVFLRTSKNMELVESLKTKLKLQYFYYAFGVGAVLFFGLETIRSIYELYILGIGSINDKVLFVLKNICFIGMGYLIYKVIKVIGIKNFINGLFASKKQGGAE, from the coding sequence ATGAACGATACAACAGAGCATCATGGATCCAATCCGCTAAACGCCCCACCACCTAGCAACTCACAGAGCAATGATCTCTTAAATTTGCTAGACTCATTATATCCCAAAGGGAGTTTAGGGGAGCAAAGATTTCACGAAGCTTTAAAGAATCAAGAAGAGTTGAAAAATATCCTAATAGAAATAGAAAAGCTACCGCAAGAAAAAAGGTATGAACTTCTGATGCAGATAGGACAAGCCAAACAGAGAATAATGGAAGCATACGCTCATTCATTCTTGGGATATATAGGGGGACTAGAGCATCTGTTAGGATTATGTATGGGTGGGATATTTGTTTTGTTTGCAATCTATTTTGTATTTTTAAGAACTAGCAAAAACATGGAGCTAGTGGAAAGTCTAAAAACAAAACTAAAACTTCAGTATTTTTACTATGCCTTTGGTGTGGGTGCGGTTTTGTTTTTTGGATTAGAAACAATTAGATCTATTTATGAACTATATATCTTAGGAATTGGTAGCATTAACGACAAGGTACTCTTTGTTTTGAAAAACATTTGCTTCATAGGTATGGGGTATTTGATTTATAAAGTTATTAAGGTTATTGGTATAAAAAATTTTATCAATGGTCTTTTCGCTTCAAAGAAACAAGGCGGTGCAGAATGA
- the cagT gene encoding type IV secretion system apparatus protein CagT codes for MKLRASVLIGATILCLTLSACSNYAKKVVKQKNHVYTPVYNELIEKYSEIPLNDKLKDTPFMVQVKLPNYKDYLLDNKQVVLTFKLVHHSKKITLIGDANKILQYKNYFQANGARSDIDFYLQPTLNQKGVVMIASNYNDNPNSKEKPQTFDVLQGSQPMLGANTKNLHGYDVSGANNKQVINEVAREKAQLEKINQYYKTLLQDKEQEYTTRKNNQREILETLSNRAGYQMRQNVISSEIFKNGNLNMQAREEEVREKLQEERENEYLRNQIRSLLSGK; via the coding sequence ATGAAACTGAGAGCAAGTGTTTTAATCGGTGCGACAATTCTGTGCTTAACCTTAAGCGCATGCAGTAATTATGCGAAAAAAGTGGTGAAACAGAAGAACCATGTTTATACGCCTGTGTATAATGAACTGATAGAGAAGTATAGTGAGATACCCTTAAATGACAAACTCAAAGACACACCATTCATGGTGCAAGTGAAGTTGCCAAATTACAAGGACTATTTGTTGGATAATAAACAAGTTGTACTAACTTTCAAACTTGTTCATCATTCTAAAAAGATTACGCTCATAGGCGATGCTAATAAGATCCTTCAATACAAGAATTACTTCCAAGCTAATGGAGCAAGATCCGACATTGATTTTTACTTGCAGCCTACTTTGAATCAAAAGGGTGTGGTGATGATAGCGAGTAACTACAATGATAATCCTAACAGCAAAGAAAAACCACAGACCTTTGATGTGTTGCAAGGAAGTCAGCCAATGCTAGGAGCTAACACAAAAAACTTGCATGGCTATGATGTGAGTGGAGCAAACAACAAGCAAGTGATCAATGAAGTGGCGAGAGAAAAAGCCCAGCTGGAAAAAATCAATCAGTATTACAAAACTCTCTTGCAAGACAAGGAACAAGAATATACCACTAGGAAAAATAACCAACGAGAAATTTTAGAAACCTTGAGTAATCGTGCAGGTTATCAAATGAGGCAGAATGTGATTAGTTCTGAGATTTTTAAGAATGGTAACTTGAACATGCAAGCCAGAGAGGAAGAAGTTAGGGAGAAGTTACAAGAAGAAAGAGAGAATGAATACTTACGCAATCAAATCAGAAGTTTGCTCAGTGGTAAGTGA